A stretch of Tigriopus californicus strain San Diego chromosome 11, Tcal_SD_v2.1, whole genome shotgun sequence DNA encodes these proteins:
- the LOC131890684 gene encoding uncharacterized protein LOC131890684 — MRWIKLPMLNAEQRTAFDTVMGSMDAQDGSVFGLNAGRGTGKTHTLNLYVVQAQGMGPPPLPASQPLSSTADSLCLKPKPIKEVCKETRLIIIDEVTIGHCQMFDVSGLEAQGHYEDCGVQARAKDVWRDILTVLFTGDWWQILPVVPKGHTAQILQACFLKSYTWAHVHVLTLVTEMLAALVGGGKEEFATFLHKISTRDAHI, encoded by the exons ATGAGGTGGATCAAGCTGCCCATGCTGAATGCAGAACAGCGGACAGCCTTTGACACAGTCATGGGTTCCATGGACGCTCAGGATGGGAGCGTGTTTGGCCTCAACGCGGGCAGAGGCACGGGCAAGACACACACCCTCAACCTTTATGTTGTGCAGGCCCAAGGGATGGGCCCACCGCCACTACCGGCATCACAGCCCCTCTCCTCCACGGCGG ATTCCCTCTGCCTCAAGCCCAAGCCCATCAAGGAAGTGTGCAAGGAAACACGGCTCATCATCATAGATGAGGTGACAATAGGCCATTGTCAAATGTTTGATGTGTCTGGACTGGAGGCTCAAGGACATTATGAAGATTGCGGAGTCCAAGCAAGAGCAAAGGATGTTTGGCGGGATATCCTGACTGTGCTCTTCACCGGGGATTGGTGGCAAATCCTCCCCGTTGTCCCCAAGGGACATACCGCACAAATCCTCCAGGCATGCTTCCTCAAGTCGTACACCTGGGCCCATGTACACGTCCTCACCCTGGTCACGGAGATGCTGGCGGCATTGGTGGGTGGGGGCAAGGAGGAGTTTGCAACATTCCTTCATAAGATCAGCACCCGGGATGCTCACATTTGA